Sequence from the Anaerolineae bacterium genome:
GCGCCCAAGGACCCCTGGTACGAGAAGATGGTCAGCCAGATCGAACAGGCGAAATCGCGGGGCGGCAAGGTGATTGCCGTGACCACCGAGGGCGATGAGCGCATCCCGGAGATCGCGGATGATGTGTTGTGGATACCGGCGACACCCTGGCTGCTGACGCCGGTCACGGCGATCATCCCGTTGCAGTTGTTCGCATATCACATCGCGGCCATGTTGGGGCTGGATGTGGACCAGCCGCGGAACCTGGCGAAGTCGGTGACGGTGGAGTAGGATAGGGGGGTGCTCAGGGCGTCTTTGCGCCCTGAGCCGACTACTTGCGGCCATGTTAGGGCTGGGTGTGGGCTGGCCTGCGGCGTGGCCAAGTGTGGCGGCGGCGTGATGAGAAGGGGCGCTCAGGGCGTCTTGCGCCCTGAGCCGACTACTTGCGGCCATGTTGGGGCTGGGTGTGGGCTGGCCTGCGGCGTGGCCAAGTGTGGCGGCGTGATGAGAAGGGGCGCTCAGGGCGTCTTTGCGCCCTGAGCCGACTACTTGCGGCCATGATAGGGCTGGGTGTGGGCTGGCCTGCGGCGTGGCGAAGTCGGTGACGGTGAGGTAGGATAGGGAGGTGCTCAGGGCATCTTGCGCCCTGAGCACAAAAACGCTCTCATCACAGCCATGTCAGGCTTGATGGGGCCTGTCGTGTCGCAGGGCCGGTGACGGTGGAATGAGTTTTTTGGAATGTGGCGCTCCGGCGCTGCGTTGATTTGCCAGGGCGCCACGTCGTTGAACCGGAACTGTTTCGCCGTGAACCACAAAGCGGCATCAGCCACAGGAGGAAGTCTGGCTTTTCGCAAAACAAGTTTGGCAGAAAACGCGTTTAACGCAAATGGAAATTTGTGAAAAGAGCCGCTTTTTGGGGGTATAATTGACCTGTCATGAGTCATCAGCCGGATTGCGAACCGTTGACCTGGGAAGGCACCCATGCACTGGCGTTGGCGCTCCACGAAGCCCATCCCCAGGTGAATCTGGACGAGGTTTCCCTGGAGCAGTTGCGCCAGTGGGTGCTCGCGCTGCCGTGTTTTGTCGATGACCCGGCGCTGGCTCATGAGGGCCTGTTGATGGCCGTGTTGCGCGAATGGCTGGAGATTGTCCTTGAGGAAGCGGTATCCCGTTAGGGGCCGCGAAACTTCACCAGGAGAAGGCGAGATGACTCCAAATCCTGAGAACGGTGGTGGTCTGAACAAGCCTGGGGTGGAGATTCCCCCCGAATTGCAGGGTACGGTGGCCATCACCACCCTGGATCGTCTCTACAACTGGGGGCGGCGCAACTCGCTGTGGCCGATGATGTTTGGCCTGGCGTGCTGCGCTATCGAGATGATCGCCGTGGCGGCCAGCCGCTATGATATGGCCCGCTTTGGGATGGAGGTCATGCGGCCCAGCCCCCGCCAGGCGGATGTGATGATTGTCTCCGGTACCGTGACGAAGAAGATGATCCCCATCGTGGTGCGGCTGTACAACCAGATGTCCGAACCCAAGTATGTGGTAGCCATGGGCGCCTGCGCCTCGGGCGGCGGCCCCTTCAAGGAAGGCTACAATGTCGTTTCCGGTGTGGACAAATACATCCCGGTTGATGTGTACATTCCGGGGTGCCCGCCCACGCCCCAGGCACTGCTTTACGGCCTGATGAAACTGCAGCAGAAGATCGACCGCCAGTCCATCAAGAGCGTGCCCTGGTACCGGGAAGAGCCTG
This genomic interval carries:
- the iscX gene encoding Fe-S cluster assembly protein IscX, with amino-acid sequence MSHQPDCEPLTWEGTHALALALHEAHPQVNLDEVSLEQLRQWVLALPCFVDDPALAHEGLLMAVLREWLEIVLEEAVSR
- a CDS encoding NADH-quinone oxidoreductase subunit B; this translates as MTPNPENGGGLNKPGVEIPPELQGTVAITTLDRLYNWGRRNSLWPMMFGLACCAIEMIAVAASRYDMARFGMEVMRPSPRQADVMIVSGTVTKKMIPIVVRLYNQMSEPKYVVAMGACASGGGPFKEGYNVVSGVDKYIPVDVYIPGCPPTPQALLYGLMKLQQKIDRQSIKSVPWYREEPAEPIPVPVLGPDVMDPRDFDKIKAYAQEKLAEQQAQASEGQESA